The following coding sequences lie in one Yoonia sp. G8-12 genomic window:
- the dnaJ gene encoding molecular chaperone DnaJ, with protein MAKRDYYEVLGVAKGADAATIKKGYRQKAKELHPDRNSDNPEAEAQFKEANEAYEVLKDENKKAAYDRYGHAAFENGMGGGGPRGGQGDFGSAFSDVFDDLFGDFMGGRGGGRRSAAQRGNDLRYNLRINLEDAFSGMQKTITVPTAVGCGSCNGTGAEGGSEPQTCPTCSGMGKVRAQQGFFTVERTCPTCSGMGQTIKDPCRTCHGQGRVEKEKSLSVNIPAGVETGTRIRLAGEGEAGMRGGPTGDLYIFIEVQNHALFERENTNLYCRVPVSIATAALGGEIEVPTIDGGRSRVKVPEGSQSGRQMRLRGKGMPALRGGGIGDMFIELAVETPVKLTSRQREILKEFDQLSEDNNPQGSSFFDTVKSFWDSMKS; from the coding sequence ATGGCAAAACGTGACTATTACGAAGTGCTTGGTGTCGCCAAAGGTGCTGATGCCGCGACAATCAAAAAAGGCTATCGCCAAAAGGCGAAAGAGCTGCACCCTGATCGCAACTCTGACAATCCAGAGGCCGAAGCACAGTTCAAAGAGGCCAATGAGGCCTACGAAGTCCTGAAGGACGAAAACAAGAAAGCTGCCTATGACCGCTATGGTCATGCCGCGTTTGAAAACGGCATGGGTGGCGGCGGGCCGCGCGGTGGACAAGGTGACTTTGGCAGCGCGTTCTCCGACGTGTTCGATGATCTGTTTGGTGATTTCATGGGCGGCCGCGGTGGTGGCAGACGCAGTGCCGCGCAGCGCGGAAATGACCTGCGCTACAACCTGCGGATTAACCTCGAAGATGCTTTCTCGGGCATGCAAAAGACGATCACTGTTCCAACGGCTGTTGGCTGTGGTTCTTGCAACGGAACCGGCGCCGAAGGCGGGTCCGAGCCCCAAACCTGCCCGACGTGTTCCGGCATGGGCAAAGTCCGCGCGCAGCAAGGTTTCTTTACGGTCGAACGTACCTGCCCCACATGTTCCGGCATGGGCCAAACGATCAAAGATCCGTGCCGCACTTGCCACGGCCAAGGCCGCGTCGAGAAGGAGAAATCGCTTTCTGTGAATATCCCAGCGGGTGTTGAAACAGGCACGCGGATCCGGCTTGCCGGTGAGGGCGAAGCAGGAATGCGTGGCGGACCGACGGGTGATCTGTATATCTTTATCGAAGTACAAAACCATGCGCTGTTCGAGCGGGAAAACACGAACCTATACTGTCGTGTTCCTGTATCCATCGCCACAGCCGCTTTGGGTGGCGAAATCGAAGTGCCCACGATTGACGGCGGACGCAGCCGTGTGAAGGTACCAGAAGGATCGCAATCCGGTCGCCAGATGCGCCTGCGCGGCAAAGGTATGCCTGCACTGCGCGGCGGTGGGATCGGTGACATGTTCATCGAGCTGGCCGTGGAAACACCGGTCAAGCTGACATCGCGCCAGCGTGAAATCCTCAAGGAATTCGATCAATTGAGCGAAGACAACAATCCGCAAGGATCCAGCTTTTTTGACACAGTAAAAAGCTTTTGGGACTCTATGAAGAGCTAG
- a CDS encoding peptidylprolyl isomerase has translation MLKHVTFLGATAVAAALSTGAFAQDVTADTVVATVGDTEITMGEVIIARTQLPPQYSQLPVEALFDGLVEQLVQQQLLADAAGDPSPRTAYTLMNERRSLLAAEVVTEIAESSVTEADVQAAYDARFVNAEEIEEFNAAHLLVETEEEAAAAKVRIDEGAAFADVARDVSTGPTGPNGGDLGWFGAGAMVPQFENAIMALEVGGVTEPFETQFGWHVATLLDKRIQALPTLDDLRPQITAELQEAAITVRLDELAAEETITKPEPGQFDPSLIDATNLLD, from the coding sequence ATGCTGAAACATGTTACATTTTTGGGTGCAACTGCTGTGGCCGCCGCTTTGTCCACCGGGGCCTTTGCCCAAGACGTAACGGCCGATACAGTTGTCGCAACTGTGGGCGATACAGAAATCACCATGGGTGAGGTGATTATCGCCCGCACCCAGCTACCACCCCAATATTCCCAGTTGCCCGTAGAAGCGCTTTTTGACGGTCTTGTTGAGCAGCTGGTCCAGCAGCAACTTCTGGCTGATGCTGCGGGCGATCCATCACCGCGTACGGCCTATACGCTGATGAACGAGCGCCGTTCCTTGCTCGCCGCCGAGGTTGTCACAGAAATTGCTGAAAGCTCGGTGACTGAAGCCGACGTTCAGGCAGCCTATGACGCGCGCTTTGTGAACGCGGAAGAGATCGAAGAATTCAACGCGGCGCACCTGCTTGTCGAAACAGAGGAAGAGGCCGCTGCAGCCAAAGTACGGATAGATGAAGGTGCGGCCTTTGCTGATGTGGCTCGCGATGTCTCGACCGGGCCGACAGGGCCGAATGGCGGCGACCTTGGCTGGTTTGGCGCTGGCGCCATGGTCCCTCAGTTCGAAAATGCCATAATGGCGCTTGAGGTTGGCGGTGTGACGGAACCCTTTGAAACGCAATTCGGATGGCACGTTGCAACACTGCTTGATAAGCGCATTCAGGCCCTTCCTACACTTGATGACCTGCGCCCGCAGATCACTGCCGAACTTCAGGAGGCGGCAATCACCGTCCGTCTGGATGAACTGGCCGCAGAAGAGACAATAACAAAGCCAGAGCCGGGCCAGTTTGATCCCAGCCTGATTGATGCAACCAACCTGCTGGATTGA
- the radC gene encoding RadC family protein, whose translation MPKRPLFSDHDDVTEVLPLTKGKLPSYMRDHRKRLRERFLTGGADAMPDYELLELVLFRAIPRQDVKPLARALIDKFGDFNRVLSAPLGQLSGVKGVGDAILLELKLVEAAAHRLSRSKVMQRHVLSNWDALLDYCHTTMAHRETEQFRILFLDTKNTVIADEEQAKGTVDHVPVYPREVVKRALELNASALILVHNHPSGDPTPSDADVQMTRQITAAAKALNITVHDHLIIGKASETSFRSLGLFDGPA comes from the coding sequence TTGCCGAAGCGCCCTCTCTTTTCTGATCATGACGACGTGACCGAAGTCTTGCCGCTGACAAAGGGCAAGCTCCCTTCTTACATGCGCGACCACCGCAAACGGCTTCGCGAACGCTTCCTGACGGGCGGGGCCGATGCGATGCCGGACTATGAACTGCTCGAACTGGTACTGTTTCGCGCGATTCCACGGCAGGATGTTAAACCGCTCGCGCGCGCACTCATTGATAAATTTGGTGATTTCAATCGCGTTCTTTCCGCCCCGCTGGGCCAGCTTTCCGGAGTAAAGGGCGTCGGCGATGCCATCTTGCTAGAACTTAAACTGGTCGAAGCTGCAGCGCACCGGTTATCACGCTCAAAGGTGATGCAGCGCCATGTGCTCTCGAACTGGGATGCTTTGCTGGATTATTGCCATACGACGATGGCGCACCGCGAAACTGAACAATTCCGTATCCTGTTTCTCGATACGAAAAACACAGTCATCGCCGATGAGGAACAGGCGAAAGGCACCGTCGATCACGTGCCGGTCTATCCACGCGAGGTCGTCAAACGTGCGCTCGAACTGAACGCCAGTGCCCTGATCCTTGTGCACAATCATCCGTCCGGTGATCCGACGCCATCAGATGCCGATGTGCAAATGACACGGCAAATCACGGCGGCCGCTAAGGCGCTGAATATTACGGTGCATGATCACCTTATTATTGGAAAGGCCAGCGAAACGAGCTTCCGATCACTCGGCCTATTCGACGGGCCCGCTTAG
- the argJ gene encoding bifunctional glutamate N-acetyltransferase/amino-acid acetyltransferase ArgJ: MPVSPLAPAKFPQLPTIGGVTFAAAAAGIKYKDRADVMLAVIAPGSSIAGVFTRSATRSAPVLDCQAKLGSDASKIAAFLVNSGNSNAFTGSRGSASVEAVCKAVAAETGAPVDRIFTASTGVIGEPLPHDRIIAKITELHENQSAGEIENAARAIMTTDTFAKGAAATVTVDGKEVKIAGIAKGSGMIAPDMATMLVYIFTDAQIGQADLQKLVSETNAKTFNCITVDSDTSTSDSLLMAATGASGVDVTGNADFATALHEVMQDLAHQVVRDGEGATKFVTVKVTGAQDDSDAHKVALSIANSPLVKTAIAGEDANWGRVVMAVGKSGAAADRDTLSIRFGDITVAENGWRAPDYSEEATSAYMKNSELEIGVDLGIGNGESTVWTCDLTHGYISINADYRS; encoded by the coding sequence ATGCCTGTTTCGCCCCTCGCCCCCGCAAAATTCCCGCAATTGCCAACCATAGGCGGGGTCACCTTTGCGGCCGCCGCCGCTGGCATCAAATACAAGGATCGGGCGGATGTCATGCTGGCCGTGATTGCGCCGGGTTCTTCGATCGCGGGTGTTTTCACACGTTCCGCCACACGCTCTGCGCCGGTTTTGGACTGTCAGGCGAAACTGGGTAGCGATGCCAGCAAAATTGCTGCATTTCTGGTGAACTCAGGCAATTCAAACGCCTTTACCGGCAGTCGCGGCAGCGCATCGGTCGAAGCCGTGTGCAAGGCAGTCGCGGCCGAAACAGGCGCGCCGGTGGACCGCATTTTTACCGCATCAACCGGCGTGATCGGCGAGCCGCTTCCACATGACCGGATCATCGCCAAGATCACAGAATTGCACGAAAACCAAAGCGCGGGAGAGATCGAAAACGCCGCCCGCGCCATCATGACAACCGATACATTCGCGAAAGGGGCCGCTGCCACGGTGACGGTGGACGGCAAAGAGGTGAAAATCGCAGGCATCGCCAAAGGCTCTGGCATGATTGCGCCGGATATGGCCACGATGCTGGTGTATATATTTACAGATGCGCAGATCGGGCAGGCCGATTTGCAGAAGCTGGTGTCCGAAACCAACGCAAAGACCTTCAATTGCATCACCGTCGATAGCGACACATCTACCTCTGACTCGCTCTTGATGGCGGCAACAGGGGCATCGGGCGTCGATGTCACTGGGAACGCCGATTTTGCAACGGCCCTGCATGAAGTCATGCAAGATTTGGCGCATCAGGTCGTCCGTGATGGCGAAGGTGCAACCAAATTTGTAACGGTCAAAGTCACCGGCGCACAGGACGACAGCGACGCACACAAAGTGGCACTTTCCATCGCCAATTCACCCTTGGTCAAGACCGCCATTGCGGGCGAGGACGCCAATTGGGGGCGGGTTGTGATGGCAGTCGGCAAATCCGGGGCAGCGGCAGACCGCGATACGCTCAGCATCCGTTTTGGCGACATCACAGTGGCCGAAAACGGATGGCGCGCGCCGGATTATTCGGAAGAGGCCACGAGCGCCTATATGAAAAATTCCGAGCTTGAGATCGGGGTTGATCTGGGGATCGGCAATGGGGAAAGCACCGTCTGGACCTGCGATCTGACCCACGGCTACATCTCGATCAACGCAGATTACCGCTCATGA
- the dnaK gene encoding molecular chaperone DnaK, translating into MAKVIGIDLGTTNSCIAIMDGAKPRVIENSEGARTTPSIVAFTDDERLVGQPAKRQAVTNPENTIFAVKRLIGRRFDDKDLAKDKKNMPFEVVNGGNGDAWVEAKGEKYSPSQISAFILGKMKETAESYLGEEVTQAVITVPAYFNDAQRQATKDAGKIAGLEVLRIINEPTAAALAYGLDKKDSKTIAVYDLGGGTFDVTILEIDDGLFEVKSTNGDTFLGGEDFDMRIVNYLADEFKKENQVDLTKDKMALQRLKEAAEKAKIELSSSSSTEINQPFISMGANGQPLHMVMKLTRAKLESLVGDLIKASLKPCKEAIKDAGLSTSDIDEVVLVGGMTRMPKVKEEVAKFFGKEAHQGVNPDEVVAMGAAIQAGVLQGDVKDVVLLDVTPLSLGIETLGGVFTRLIDRNTTIPTKKSQVFSTAEDNQNAVTLRVFQGEREMAADNKMLGQFNLENIPPAPRGMPQIEVTFDIDANGIVEVGAKDKGTGKEQKITIQASGGLSDEDIEAMVKDAEANAEADKERRELVDAKNQAESLIHSTEKSMEEHADKVDPTTIEAIELAIAALKDDLDGEKADKIKSGIQNVTEAAMKLGEAIYKSQQEAEGEVEPDAPGADEEILDADFEDLGDDKRDN; encoded by the coding sequence ATGGCCAAAGTTATTGGTATCGACCTGGGAACCACGAACTCCTGTATCGCCATCATGGATGGTGCAAAGCCACGTGTAATCGAAAACTCCGAGGGTGCGCGCACAACGCCATCTATCGTTGCGTTCACAGATGATGAGCGCCTTGTTGGTCAGCCAGCGAAACGCCAAGCTGTCACCAACCCTGAGAATACAATCTTTGCCGTCAAGCGTCTGATCGGTCGCCGGTTCGACGACAAGGATCTTGCCAAAGACAAAAAGAACATGCCCTTCGAGGTCGTCAACGGCGGCAACGGTGACGCATGGGTCGAGGCCAAGGGTGAGAAATACTCCCCTAGCCAGATCTCTGCCTTTATCCTTGGCAAAATGAAAGAAACCGCCGAGAGCTACCTTGGCGAAGAAGTCACGCAGGCCGTTATCACCGTGCCTGCCTACTTTAACGACGCCCAGCGTCAGGCAACCAAAGACGCCGGTAAGATTGCTGGTCTCGAAGTGCTGCGGATCATTAACGAGCCGACAGCAGCGGCCTTGGCCTATGGTCTGGACAAAAAAGACAGCAAGACCATCGCGGTTTATGACCTTGGCGGTGGTACATTCGACGTGACCATCCTTGAGATCGACGACGGCCTGTTCGAAGTGAAATCCACCAACGGTGACACATTCCTTGGTGGTGAAGATTTTGACATGCGCATCGTCAACTACCTTGCTGATGAGTTCAAAAAAGAGAACCAGGTTGATCTGACCAAAGACAAGATGGCGTTGCAGCGTCTGAAAGAAGCTGCCGAGAAAGCCAAGATTGAGCTGTCCTCGTCTTCAAGCACAGAAATCAACCAGCCGTTTATCTCGATGGGTGCTAACGGCCAGCCCCTGCACATGGTCATGAAACTGACCCGTGCCAAGCTTGAAAGCCTTGTTGGTGATCTGATCAAAGCGTCGCTGAAGCCTTGTAAGGAAGCGATCAAAGACGCGGGCCTGTCCACATCCGATATCGACGAAGTCGTGTTGGTCGGTGGTATGACACGCATGCCGAAGGTGAAGGAAGAAGTTGCCAAATTCTTTGGTAAAGAAGCCCACCAAGGTGTGAACCCTGATGAAGTGGTTGCCATGGGTGCCGCCATTCAGGCCGGTGTTCTGCAAGGTGACGTCAAAGACGTGGTCCTGCTTGACGTAACACCGCTTTCGCTGGGTATCGAAACGCTCGGCGGTGTGTTCACACGCCTGATCGATCGCAACACAACGATCCCAACGAAGAAGTCTCAGGTCTTTTCAACTGCAGAAGACAACCAGAATGCTGTAACACTGCGCGTGTTCCAAGGTGAGCGTGAAATGGCCGCAGACAACAAGATGCTGGGCCAGTTCAACCTTGAAAACATCCCGCCAGCACCGCGCGGCATGCCGCAGATCGAAGTGACCTTTGACATCGACGCCAACGGCATCGTTGAAGTTGGCGCCAAGGACAAAGGCACCGGCAAAGAGCAGAAGATCACGATCCAGGCCTCTGGTGGTCTGTCCGACGAGGATATCGAAGCAATGGTCAAGGACGCCGAAGCCAACGCCGAGGCCGACAAGGAACGCCGTGAGCTTGTGGATGCGAAAAACCAGGCAGAGAGCCTGATCCACTCGACCGAAAAGTCGATGGAAGAGCATGCCGATAAGGTTGACCCGACCACGATCGAAGCCATTGAGCTGGCGATTGCCGCGCTGAAGGATGATCTGGACGGTGAGAAAGCGGACAAGATCAAGTCTGGCATCCAGAACGTGACAGAAGCTGCCATGAAGCTTGGTGAGGCGATCTATAAGTCCCAGCAAGAAGCCGAAGGCGAAGTAGAGCCAGATGCACCGGGCGCGGATGAAGAAATCCTCGATGCGGATTTCGAAGATCTGGGCGACGACAAGCGTGACAACTAA
- the mutT gene encoding 8-oxo-dGTP diphosphatase MutT, with amino-acid sequence MKTVLVSAVALIDSDGRILLAQRPQGKSMAGLWEFPGGKVETGETPEVALIRELQEELGIDTWASCLAPLTFASHTYESFHLLMPLFACRKWDGTPQSREGQALKWVRANDLRDYPMPAADVPLIPILRDWV; translated from the coding sequence ATGAAAACGGTTCTGGTTTCGGCCGTCGCCTTGATTGACAGCGACGGGCGCATCCTTTTGGCGCAGCGGCCCCAGGGCAAATCCATGGCCGGCTTGTGGGAATTTCCGGGCGGTAAGGTCGAGACCGGCGAAACGCCCGAGGTGGCGCTGATCCGCGAATTGCAGGAAGAGTTGGGCATAGATACATGGGCGTCCTGCCTCGCCCCGCTCACCTTCGCCAGCCATACCTATGAAAGTTTCCACCTGCTCATGCCGCTTTTTGCATGCCGCAAATGGGACGGCACACCGCAGTCACGTGAAGGTCAGGCGCTGAAATGGGTGCGGGCAAATGACTTGCGGGATTACCCGATGCCAGCCGCAGATGTGCCGTTGATCCCGATTTTACGGGATTGGGTGTAG
- the secA gene encoding preprotein translocase subunit SecA, which produces MLGFGTIAKKVFGTANDRKVKAARPLVDQINALEPEFEALSDEGIKQKTEELAKRAIGGESLDALLPEAFANCREAAKRALGLRAFDTQLKGGIFLHQGNIAEMKTGEGKTLVATFPAYLNALTGKGVHIVTVNDYLARRDADWMSKVYGALGLTTGVVVPQQPEDEKKAAYACDVTYATNNELGFDYLRDNMKSELSQMFQRDHNYAIVDEVDSILIDEARTPLIISGPAQDRSEMYATIDKVIPEVSDEHYTLDEKTRQVTYTEEGNDFLEAKLGASGLLPEGQTLYDPESATLVHHVNQALRAHKLFTKDKDYIVRDDEVVLIDEFTGRMMAGRRLSDGLHQAIEAKEGCSIKPENVTLASVTFQNYFRLYNKLGGMTGTAATEAEEFMEIYNLGVVEVPTNRPIARIDEDDQVYRTAREKFAGIVEEIKEAHAKGQPILVGTTSIEKSEALAEMLKAEGITYNILNARQHEQEAQIVADAGKLNAVTIATNMAGRGTDIQLGGNVEMRVMQAMEKTPDADIEAIRAQIEAEVADEKEKVKAVGGLFVLATERHESRRIDNQLRGRSGRQGDPGRSAFFLSLEDDLMRIFGSDRLDKVLSGLGMKEGEAIVHPWVNKSLERAQAKVEGRNFDIRKQLLKFDDVMNEQRKVIFSQRRDIMEAKDLSEVTKDMRDQVIDDLVHDHMPPKTYADQWDTTGLVESVKENLGLDLPVAAWAEEEGVDDDDIRERLEDAADKYMAEKAEAFGDETMRNVEKQLLLQTIDAKWREHLLTLEHLRSVVGFRGYAQRDPLNEYKTEGFQLFETMLDSLRSDVTKKLAQIRPMSKEEQEKMIAQIRQQQAAAAAAAAGATAPVVAAQATGTAREGFDENDPDTWGSPGRNDSCPCGSGKKFKHCHGRIA; this is translated from the coding sequence ATGCTGGGTTTCGGAACAATTGCCAAAAAGGTGTTTGGCACCGCAAACGACCGCAAAGTCAAAGCTGCCCGCCCCTTGGTCGACCAGATCAACGCGCTTGAGCCTGAGTTTGAGGCGCTGTCTGATGAAGGCATCAAGCAAAAGACCGAAGAGCTTGCCAAACGCGCGATTGGTGGTGAGAGCCTTGACGCGCTGTTGCCCGAAGCATTTGCCAACTGCCGTGAGGCTGCGAAACGCGCGCTGGGTCTGCGGGCCTTTGATACGCAGCTGAAAGGCGGCATCTTTTTGCATCAGGGCAATATCGCCGAGATGAAAACTGGTGAGGGCAAGACGCTTGTTGCGACCTTCCCTGCCTACCTGAACGCGCTGACCGGCAAGGGCGTGCATATCGTCACTGTGAACGACTATCTCGCGCGCCGTGACGCCGACTGGATGAGCAAGGTTTATGGCGCTTTGGGCCTGACAACCGGCGTTGTCGTTCCCCAGCAGCCAGAGGACGAAAAGAAGGCCGCCTATGCTTGTGACGTGACATATGCGACGAATAACGAATTGGGTTTTGATTACCTGCGCGACAACATGAAATCCGAGCTGAGCCAGATGTTCCAGCGCGACCACAACTATGCAATTGTGGACGAAGTCGACAGCATCCTGATTGATGAGGCGCGCACACCGCTAATTATTTCGGGGCCAGCGCAAGACCGCTCTGAAATGTACGCCACTATCGATAAGGTGATCCCGGAAGTCTCGGATGAACACTACACGCTGGATGAAAAAACCCGCCAGGTGACCTATACCGAAGAAGGCAACGATTTCCTTGAGGCAAAGCTTGGCGCGTCGGGTCTATTGCCTGAGGGTCAGACACTTTATGATCCCGAGAGTGCAACGTTGGTCCATCACGTGAACCAGGCTTTGCGCGCGCATAAACTTTTCACCAAAGACAAAGACTATATCGTTCGCGATGATGAGGTCGTGCTGATTGACGAATTCACTGGGCGCATGATGGCCGGTCGCCGCCTGTCGGACGGTTTGCACCAGGCGATTGAGGCGAAAGAAGGCTGTTCCATCAAGCCCGAAAACGTGACCTTGGCCTCTGTGACTTTCCAGAACTATTTCCGCCTCTACAACAAACTGGGCGGGATGACTGGCACCGCCGCCACCGAGGCCGAAGAGTTTATGGAGATCTACAACCTTGGTGTTGTTGAGGTTCCGACAAACCGCCCCATCGCGCGGATTGACGAAGATGATCAGGTGTATCGCACTGCGCGCGAGAAGTTCGCGGGCATCGTCGAAGAGATCAAAGAAGCGCACGCCAAAGGCCAACCGATTCTTGTGGGCACAACTTCGATTGAGAAATCAGAGGCCTTGGCCGAGATGCTGAAAGCCGAGGGAATCACCTATAATATTCTCAACGCGCGCCAGCATGAACAAGAAGCCCAGATTGTGGCCGATGCGGGCAAGCTGAACGCTGTGACGATTGCGACCAACATGGCGGGTCGCGGCACTGATATTCAATTGGGCGGCAATGTCGAGATGCGCGTCATGCAGGCGATGGAAAAAACCCCCGATGCCGATATCGAAGCGATCCGCGCCCAGATTGAGGCCGAAGTGGCCGATGAAAAAGAAAAAGTGAAAGCGGTTGGTGGTCTTTTTGTGCTGGCGACCGAACGCCACGAAAGCCGCCGGATTGATAACCAGTTGCGTGGCCGTTCCGGCCGTCAGGGTGACCCCGGACGCTCTGCTTTCTTCCTGTCATTGGAAGACGATCTGATGCGCATCTTCGGCTCTGACCGGTTGGACAAAGTGCTGTCTGGTCTTGGCATGAAAGAGGGCGAAGCGATTGTGCATCCATGGGTGAACAAATCGCTGGAACGCGCACAGGCCAAGGTCGAAGGCCGCAACTTTGATATTCGCAAACAGCTGCTCAAGTTTGACGATGTGATGAACGAGCAGCGCAAGGTGATATTCTCGCAACGGCGGGATATCATGGAAGCAAAGGATCTGTCCGAGGTTACGAAGGACATGCGCGATCAGGTAATCGACGATCTTGTCCACGATCACATGCCGCCAAAAACGTATGCAGATCAATGGGATACCACTGGTTTGGTTGAAAGTGTGAAGGAGAATCTTGGGCTTGATCTGCCTGTGGCCGCCTGGGCGGAAGAAGAGGGTGTCGATGACGACGACATCCGCGAACGCCTTGAAGATGCGGCGGATAAATACATGGCCGAAAAAGCAGAAGCCTTTGGCGACGAGACGATGCGCAACGTCGAAAAGCAGCTTTTGCTACAGACGATTGATGCCAAGTGGCGCGAACATTTGCTGACGCTGGAACATCTGCGTTCGGTTGTTGGTTTCCGTGGCTATGCGCAACGGGACCCGCTGAACGAGTACAAGACCGAGGGTTTTCAGTTGTTTGAAACCATGTTGGACAGCTTGCGGTCAGACGTGACGAAAAAGCTGGCTCAGATCCGTCCGATGTCGAAGGAAGAGCAGGAAAAAATGATCGCCCAGATTCGCCAGCAACAGGCGGCGGCAGCAGCCGCAGCCGCAGGTGCAACGGCCCCTGTCGTAGCGGCGCAAGCGACGGGTACGGCGCGTGAAGGGTTTGATGAAAACGATCCCGACACATGGGGAAGCCCCGGACGGAATGATAGTTGCCCTTGTGGATCAGGCAAGAAATTCAAGCACTGCCACGGGCGGATCGCCTAA